CCCAACAATACCGTGCAGTTTGTACTGCTTAACTTCAGGCAATAAATAATTCAATCGAATTCTATGTGCTTTAATTTCAGGATCTGAATCATCATTTGCAGACTTCTCGCGATTAGACCTTCCATTCGATGAAGACTGAATGGAAGCAATCATCCAACCTTCTTTTTCCAGCTCACGATCCTCACCTACCATTTGTTTTTCGGCAGCAGTTTGCGCATTAGTAATTGTGATAGGTGGAACTTTTAAATCAACTATGGACTTACAGCCCAACATTAAAAAAAGAAAAACAAGACGTTTCATAAATACCTCACTCTTGGTATGTTTGGATTTCGCTTTGTGCACGTTTCAAAAAGTTTGCAAGCGGCATTCGTTGCTGAGAAATTTTACCATCTTCAAGATTAATTAATAAAGACAAAAATGACCGATTGAAGTATACATCCGCATAGACAAGTCCCTTAGATAGGGAAACATCAATCTTATTTATTGAATAACTATCTGTTATACGATCTATTAGAAAGTTTTGTGGAGAGATAACATTTAAAGCA
This region of Leptospira montravelensis genomic DNA includes:
- a CDS encoding DUF1318 domain-containing protein, whose protein sequence is MKRLVFLFLMLGCKSIVDLKVPPITITNAQTAAEKQMVGEDRELEKEGWMIASIQSSSNGRSNREKSANDDSDPEIKAHRIRLNYLLPEVKQYKLHGIVGETPAGFIKLNPLGLNLPTYSQYEIPAKRKRVEDVIVFLNESRKAIWEKEVQNQKKRGKKEEELIKYKQSLMEEYYKSVSAGEYFETISGRWEKLQ